Sequence from the Fusobacterium sp. IOR10 genome:
CCATTCCCATTTTTTTTCTATCAGGAATTTTTATTTCACCACCATTAATTTCCTCAAGACCTATAAGACATCTTAAAAATGTTGACTTTCCTCCACCTGAAGAACCAATTATTGAAATAACTTCACCCTTTTCTATATCTAAATTTATTCCTTTCAAAACCTCATCTTCATTATATTTTTTTTGTAGATTTCTTATTTCAATATAACTCATTATATCATCACCTTTTCTTCTAATTTTTTGAAAAACCAAATTATGATTACTGACATTAGAAAATATAGAACTCCACAAATTGCAAAGGGTATTATTGAAAAGTCTCTTGTTACTAGTTCTCTAGAATTTCTAAGTATTTCTGCCATTCCTATTGCTGAAACTAAAGAGGTATCCTTAACCAATGCTATTGCTTCATTTGATAATGGAGGTAAAGCTGTGATTAAAGATTGAGGAATAATTATTCTAATCATAGTTTGCCAGTAACTAAGTCCTAAAACCTTAGCTGCTTCATATTGGCCTTCATCTATTCCCAATATACTTCCTCTAAAGATTTCACAATAATATGCTGCATAGTTTATTACAAAAGTAAGAGTAGCTGCTGTGAAAGCTGATAAAGTAATTCCAACTATTGGAAGTCCATAATAGACAAAGAACAATTGTAATAATAATGGTGTTCCTCTAAAAATAGATGTATAGGCTACTATTATATTATTGATTAGTCCTTTATTTTTCAACCT
This genomic interval carries:
- a CDS encoding amino acid ABC transporter permease; this translates as MQNDILFILKGMGLTINLYIMTMIFSLPLGILFSLGRLKNKGLINNIIVAYTSIFRGTPLLLQLFFVYYGLPIVGITLSAFTAATLTFVINYAAYYCEIFRGSILGIDEGQYEAAKVLGLSYWQTMIRIIIPQSLITALPPLSNEAIALVKDTSLVSAIGMAEILRNSRELVTRDFSIIPFAICGVLYFLMSVIIIWFFKKLEEKVMI